One Lasioglossum baleicum chromosome 6, iyLasBale1, whole genome shotgun sequence genomic window carries:
- the LOC143209303 gene encoding LOW QUALITY PROTEIN: uncharacterized protein LOC143209303 (The sequence of the model RefSeq protein was modified relative to this genomic sequence to represent the inferred CDS: substituted 3 bases at 3 genomic stop codons) codes for MEQTLNVLALNKFLHQTLAFTDKVKNILKSDCEEAMFSLKPWCKTTVTKQENSGNSCTCIKFKTEVEEIATNISRTLLQTQQLREKLSSNVIKGKKYFKQSSVSEIYNPYAPGNYIIEKXHFYXKVKKXRKYNTLGISNNNKLPFIESRNTNKTTENTKNDTKPPVTKSTKATRDKNFIAINKRSIKNITESKKHKNITYKLENNFKSSCSIAQNEYVKLDRKSGATSTIELKSLIEKISSPSYSSIPNMNDGNCPVHGSVTSQVTYKQNFITMDVVDGIREFNIPGDIVKPLKAYHAYLSSGFSDNSSNNRKRQKMCNIFLIEFNKLDNIMQNESVEQSDDVVLLSKFISEFSNFFLQDKEMSTLTNLRTIYAKLNLMWKQYDAKKYDNLQIWKSHVQTMLLDNHNIVESMSNGIWNLEFGSRYFKGMFPFFVFSNICTTLLYIFVLEIQRVQCVPYANKNWLLSFFKMIQQLQQIKYFRDLVNILLKEVLPNVTTSFDPVNPEHIKIYKMMYILHQGLNPKIPVLVRTD; via the exons ATGGAGCAAACATTGAATGTTTTAGCATTGAATAAATTCTTGCACCAAACATTGGCATTCACAGATAAAGTAAAGAATATATTAAAATCAGATTGTGAGGAagcaatgttttctttaaaaccaTGGTGCAAAACAACTGTCACAAAACAGGAAAACAGTGGAAACTCTTGTACTTGCATCAAA TTTAAAACCGAAGTTGAAGAAATTGCTACAAACATAAGTAGAACATTGCTACAAACACAACAATTACGAGAAAAGTTATCTTCCAATGTAATCAAAGGaaagaaatatttcaaacaaTCTAGTGTGTCAGAAATTTATAACCCTTATGCACCTGGTAATTACATAATCGAAAAAtagcatttttattaaaaagtaaaaaaataacgaaagtACAACACCCTAGGTATTAGCAACAATAATAAATTACCATTTATAGAATCAAGAAATACGAATAAAACTACTGAAAATACTAAGAACGATACAAAACCACCTGTAACAAAATCAACAAAAGCCACCAgagataaaaattttattgctatAAATAAACGAAGCATTAAGAATATAACGGAAAGTAAGAAACATAAGAATATTACTTataaattggaaaataattttaaatctaGTTGCTCCATAGCACAg AATGAATACGTTAAACTTGATAGAAAATCTGGTGCAACATCCACCATTGAATTGAAGAgtttaatagaaaaaatatCATCCCCCTCTTATAGTAGTATACCTAATATGAACGATGGAAACTGTCCGGTACATGGTAGCGTAACTTCACAAGTTACctacaaacaaaattttataaccATGGATGTTGTTGATGGTATAAGAGAATTTAATATTCCTGGTGATATAGTTAAACCGCTGAAAGCTTATCATGCATATCTAAGCAGTGGATTTTCAGACAACTCATCTAACAATAGGAAACGACAAAAAATGTGCAATATATTTTTGATAGAATTCAATAAATTG GATAATATTATGCAAAACGAATCAGTAGAGCAGTCTGATGATGTAGTGTTGCTAAGTAAATTTATAtctgaattttcaaatttttttcttcaagACAAAGAAATGTCTACTTTGACTAATCTGAGAACCATATATGCCAAACTAAATCTTATGTGGAAACAATACGATGCAAAGAAATATGATAATTTACAAATCTGGAAATCGCATGTACAAACAATGTTACTTGATAATCATAATATAGTAGAATCTATGTCAAATGGAATATGGAATTTAGAGTTCGGCTCGAGATATTTTAAAGGTATGTTTCCATTCTTCGTTTTTAGTAATATTTGTACTACTCTACTTTATATATTTGTTTTAGAAATCCAAAGAGTACAATGTGTACCATATGCAAACAAGAATTGGTTATTATCATTCTTTAAAATGATACAACAACTACaacaaatcaaatattttagaGACTTAGTTAATATTCTCTTGAAAGAAGTACTTCCCAATGTTACAACGTCTTTTGATCCCGTAAATCCAGAACATATAAAGATATATAAAATGATGTATATTCTCCATCAAGGTTTAAATCCAAAAATTCCAGTTTTAGTAAGAACTGATTAA
- the LOC143209283 gene encoding uncharacterized protein LOC143209283: MNLQYTYTKKRVQFGGQCSFSDNENVLVDIKPHAGYTNNYVQVDPATHGTQCGKTYSAHEVNTNTATFKDSSMCHTEGGWPKDLNVKDTEQVVRYKRKIEKDELYIHTMLQLLPPMEHCILQNNTCNIYEQYFSYMEPVSLTQRAYSRTVNVYRDVLPMKRQITHLSWSPDQGNYFAASYCNTDFGKRANDNPASYIWDVENPNTPCMTLKPFCPILTLEYNPKDCNILVSGLTTGQVACWDIRKGPEPVEISSIESSHRDVCNKVLWINSKTGTEFFSASKDGQIMWWDTRKLQKSTETLVIDLCKPEDQNVDNAIGISALQFEPSMGTRFMCGLENGVVISGNRKGKTPSEKIATRFKAQYGPVIGLERNPTFVKNFITIGDWTTRIWSEDCKESCITWTPGHRNFLMGGTWSVTRFSVFFLIKMDGTLDVWDLLFQQDSPILSIKVCDEVLTCIRPHEQGQLAAVANKNGTTFLLELSEALTTNQKNDKLLFTTLLDRETRREKVIEAKNRELRLKMKSLRNTNVEIDYSTGSTKTDEKFDSKHPIPDTNDAIIQICEQEYENAIEAETARQTEKDNEELNDNHLTNGKDNNVLYNIAIRKGILLLIIMNKAQAFHSNSETMELTFQNTLARRKTRRREDEASSYVISNNKSNSKNDNVDILSEDSVSTDKTIISRNTERPVKIFDPNQTYRFDNAGSTDLEELASKSMNVVVDVHREYKSEKSGEHPDRTKHSEKPEGSRMFSKTNTFRDRRNGRQKFRQVKSQSVEKVHDDIETVNTINTIEEFDGSSTVKEIERRERKSFRKNSDQFSSTEGRSRSKGKWGTLQHQIDHSKKPPRKRWSKDTSVIRLPEARGGSWAMSTETKLPLTRSLKDANQKSFSTYDNAAFVSDDEEILRIETDYNDRENMKIEMKGYTDENSDDREIPEAAAITIENLDESENSNFERFEAPRKSRLQNNDEMGDSDDIDHDRSDNSIVSQTLEDVTVRSNYQSPEETLMKHRRSTNKRNRGMNKKHSIDSQDYSSQALVSTTEDDDLEAGSRTSGNRRGSKSENAKRKMSKNVSSSSLTSPRPDVAKEDSKKKKGKKHGVKCISVMIHRADMLEIDYLTKHPMVKVHIVNAETGKYLKNGSSTFLQPIVTSKFDFKENRSIVPVWEEEIVFEHDFDSLLKTDNDQVVILFEIIDLLGFAEASFNYDKFGHEACWYKIAWAFLKPVGRNNVVHINRKVRLQLYKCRKTTRKIERFYTCEVYTWWKSSVREKYPSSLFVTIMSIDPPKLEPVLYQQLSLNELSLSDTRIEAQKVPSHTSSSMDLPKWSRLSAQSCKIPNEITFETEISENGCFFVAFSNNGKYLACCHSEEHNYSVIAYEIETKKIHVRFSGHKNFVYSLHWSENDNYLLSVSSDQTARIWDVQNQIMQHAEMMPHPSYVYCGKFDPESAAIVATGCYDRTVRIWMRDKRSKSRDLSQELEGHEGFINAMCFQQNSNLLSADSVGIIILWTAKKSRNKSTRKEWHISRKIKVKEINGVIINTILLHPLESRLLVHSRNSGLRMLDLATGVVLQKYNGISNRRIQSVACISPCGGLIFCGGEDSTLNVWNLETGSLLAKYSFDRNLRAVTCVDYHPYDHMLAFSTFGSPASVKILKFNREMNGEDVGLRLLEDSRTRTNVGEMSIRVLNTPATATERSRSSSRIQTPENVLKEKNSQSGKSGRFNTDESLDKNTKYTDAKLKLMRLNETEETMKSRSANRLYNIIEKIDRILLNTSRSSGDIECGKNVPFASKGEIFTIQNENVERRKTETEKKKSFAYLSGDDCSNSYFESSTTSSTKPTRKVVESKPIRKSRDWKDNRSQSAKTLKSNEMYEHEVLKTFSDSTANYQRNKARGTTKNMETSFTVPTEEKKMKPKEFLKASYFSNDSSNSSESVRTYVVEGGDVGGNNDEGSIKLIESEDLIENDTDNDVKDIRPGSDSSVMSNATFTIENEVPVPLPRRKKNLS, encoded by the exons ATGAATTTACAGTACACATATACAAAAAAGCGAGTGCAATTTGGTGGACAATGTAGCTTTTcagataatgaaaatgtattggTAGATATTAAACCGCATGCAGGATATACAAACAACTATGTTCAAGTAGACCCAGCAACTCATGGAACCCAATGTGGAAAAACATACTCTGCTCACGAA GTGAATACAAACACAGCAACGTTCAAAGACAGTAGTATGTGTCATACGGAAGGTGGCTGGCCAAAAGATTTAAATGTGAAAGATACAGAACAAGTAGTTCGCTACAAGCGTAAAATAGAGAAAGATGAATTGTACATTCATACTATGCTCCAATTGTTGCCT CCAATGGAACATTGTATACTACAAAACAACACTTGTAACATTTATGAACAGTACTTCAGTTACATGGAACCTGTTTCATTAACGCAAAGAGCTTATTCACGCACAGTTAATGTATACAGAGACGTTTTACCAATGAAAAGACAAATAACACACCTGTCCTGGTCTCCGGATCAAGGAAATTATTTTGCAGCTAGTTACTGTAATACTGATTTTGGGAAAAGAGCTAACGATAACCCAGCGTCTTACATTTGGGATGTGG AAAATCCAAATACCCCATGTATGACACTGAAACCATTCTGTCCAATTTTAACATTGGAGTACAATCCCAAGGATTGTAACATACTAGTAAGTGGCTTGACGACTGGTCAAGTAGCTTGTTGGGATATTAGAAAAGGACCTGAACCAGTTGAAATAAGTTCGATAGAATCTAGTCATAGAGATGTATGTAATAAAGTTTTGTGGATCAATTCTAAAACTGGTACAGAATTCTTCAGCGCTTCGAAAGATGGTCAG atAATGTGGTGGGATACTAGAAAGTTGCAAAAATCAACAGAAACATTAGTAATAGATTTATGTAAACCAGAAGATCAAAATGTCGATAATGCGATTGGAATTTCTGCATTACAATTTGAACCATCTATGGGTACACGATTTATGTGTGGACTGGAAAATG GTGTTGTAATTTCGGGAAATCGGAAAGGTAAAACTCCGAGTGAAAAGATTGCGACTAGATTCAAGGCACAATATGGGCCTGTTATTGGATTAGAAAGGAATCCAACgtttgtaaaaaattttattactaTTGGCGATTGGACAACCAGGATATGGTCAGAGGACTGTAAAGAATCTTGTATTACTTGGACACC tggACATAGAAATTTTTTGATGGGAGGAACATGGAGTGTAACAAGATTTTCAgtgttttttttaataaaaatggatGGAACTTTGGATGTGTGGGATTTACTATTTCAACAAGATTCTCCTATTCTTAGCATAAAG GTCTGCGATGAAGTTTTAACATGCATACGACCTCATGAACAAGGACAATTGGCTGCAGTCGCCAATAAAAATGGAACAACATTTCTGCTAGAATTATCAGAAGCGCTGACAACAAATCAAAAAAATGATAAGCTATTGTTCACTACA CTACTTGATAGAGAAACGCGCAGGGAGAAAGTGATAGAAGCTAAGAATAGAGAGTTgagattaaaaatgaaatctcTTCGAAATACAAATGTCGAAATTGATTATTCTACAGGAAGTACAAAAACTGATGAAAAATTTGATTCAAAACATCCAATTCCAGATACTAATGACGCAATAATACAAATTTGTGAACAGGAATATGAAAATGCTATAGAAGCA GAAACAGCGAGGCAAACAGAAAAAGATAATGAAGAATTAAATGACAATCACCTAACAAACGGA AAAGATAATAATGTACTTTACAACATCGCAATAAGGAAAGGAATTCTACTTCTAATCATAATGAATAAAGCTCAAGCTTTTCATTCAAATAGCGAAACTATGGAATTAACATTCCAAAATACATTGGCGAGAAGAAAAACTAGACGACGCGAAGACGAAGCGAGTTCGTATGTAATCAGTAATAATAAATCGAATTCCAAAAATGACAATGTCGATATTTTATCCGAGgattccgtttccacggacaaAACGATTATTTCAAGGAATACAGAGAGACCTGTGAAAATATTCGATCCTAACCAGACGTATAGATTCGACAACGCAGGTTCTACAGATTTAGAGGAGCTCGCATCGAAATCGATGAACGTGGTCGTCGATGTTCACCGAGAATATAAGTCGGAGAAGTCTGGCGAACATCCGGATCGAACTAAACATTCTGAGAAACCCGAGGGTTCCAGAATGTTTTCGAAAACAAACACTTTTCGCGATAGGAGGAACGGACGTCAGAAATTTCGTCAGGTTAAAAGTCAGAGTGTCGAAAAGGTACACGACGACATAGAGACCGTTAACACGATAAACACGATAGAGGAGTTTGACGGGTCTTCGACGGTAAAAGAGATTGAGAGAAGGGAACGAAAATCGTTCAGGAAAAACAGCGATCAATTTTCTTCCACCGAAGGGAGATCGCGTAGTAAAGGGAAATGGGGGACGCTGCAACATCAGATAGATCATTCGAAAAAGCCGCCACGCAAACGATGGTCGAAAGACACTTCCGTGATTCGGTTACCGGAAGCGAGGGGCGGTTCCTGGGCGATGTCCACCGAAACTAAGCTTCCGTTGACTCGATCCCTGAAAGACGCAAACCAAAAATCGTTCTCGACGTACGACAATGCGGCGTTCGTCTCGGACGACGAGGAAATACTCAGAATCGAGACCGATTACAACGACCGGGAGAATATGAAAATCGAGATGAAGGGGTACACGGACGAAAATTCCGATGATAGAGAAATACCAGAGGCGGCTGCTATCACTATCGAAAACTTGGACGAGTCGGAGAACTCGAATTTCGAACGTTTCGAAGCACCTAGAAAAAGTCGTTTGCAAAATAACGATGAAATGGGAGATTCGGATGACATCGATCATGATAGATCTGATAATTCGATCGTATCGCAGACCTTGGAAGATGTGACCGTACGGTCGAATTATCAATCACCCGAGGAAACATTGATGAAACATCGACGTTCCACGAATAAACGGAACAGAGGTATGAATAAAAAGCATTCGATTGATAGTCAGGATTATTCTAGTCAAGCTTTAGTATCTACGACCGAGGACGATGATTTAGAAGCGGGATCTAGAACATCAGGAAATCGTCGTGGATCGAAAAGCGAAAATGCGAAAAGGAAAATGTCGAAAAATGTTTCTAGCTCTTCTCTGACTAGTCCGCGTCCTGATGTAGCCAAGGAGGACTCGAAGAAAAAGAAGGGAAAGAAACATGGCGTAAAGTGCATTTCCGTTATGATCCATAGAGCGGATATGCTAGAGATTGATTACTTGACGAAGCATCCAATGGTGAAAGTTCACATTGTGAACGCCGAGACtgggaaatatttaaaaaatgggtcCAGTACTTTTTTGCAGCCAATAGTCACCAGTAAATTTGATTTCAAAGAAAACAGGTCTATTGTGCCCGTGTGGGAAGAAGAAATCGTCTTCGAGCATGATTTCGATTCGCTGCTGAAAACCGATAACGATCAAGTCGTGATCTTATTTGAAATCATCGATCTCTTAGGCTTCGCCGAAGCCAGCTTCAATTATGATAAATTTG GTCACGAAGCTTGTTGGTATAAGATTGCTTGGGCATTCCTGAAACCTGTTGGAAGAAACAATGTCGTTCATATTAATCGAAAAGTTAGATTACAATTATACAAATGTCGCAAGACCACGAGAAAGATCGAAAGATTTTATACATGCGAA gtGTACACATGGTGGAAATCAAGCGTCAGAGAAAAATATCCTAGCAGTTTATTCGTCACGATAATGTCGATCGATCCGCCTAAATTGGAACCGGTTCTCTATCAGCAACTATCATTAAATGAACTATCGTTATCCGACACACGTATCGAGGCACAAAAGGTTCCGAGCCATACCTCAAGTTCTATGGATTTGCCAAAGTGGTCGCGATTATCCGCACAGTCTTGCAAAATACCGAACGAGATTACCTTTGAAACTGAGATCAGTGAAAACGGATGCTTCTTTGTCGCTTTCAGCAACAATGGCAAATATTTAGCTTGCTGTCATTCCGAAGAACACAATTATTCTGTGATCGCTTACGAG ATCGAGACGAAAAAAATACACGTGCGGTTCTCCGGACACAAGAATTTCGTTTACTCGTTACATTGGTCCGAGAATGACAATTATCTACTTTCCGTCTCGTCGGATCAAACCGCTCGTATTTGGGACGTGCAGAATCAAATCATGCAGCATGCGGAA aTGATGCCGCACCCTTCGTACGTCTACTGTGGCAAATTTGACCCCGAAAGTGCTGCGATCGTGGCAACCGGATGCTACGATCGTACCGTTCGTATCTGGATGCGTGACAAAAGATCGAAAAGCCGAGATCTTAGTCAAGAGTTGGAGGGCCACGAAGGATTCATAAATGCCATGTGCTTCCAACAGAACAGCAATCTATTATCTGCGGACAGCGTTGGGATAATCATTTTGTGGACAGCGAAGAAAAGTCGCAACAAGTCGACCCGCAAAGAGTGGCACATATCGCGCAAGATAAAAGTCAAAGAAATCAATGGCGTGATCATTAACACCATCCTTTTGCATCCCTTGGAGTCCAGGCTGCTTGTCCATTCGCGGAACAGTGGATTGCGGATGTTGGATCTGGCGACTGGCGTTGTATTGCAAAAATACAACGGAATAAGCAATCGAAG GATACAATCAGTAGCGTGTATATCTCCATGCGGCGGTCTAATCTTCTGCGGTGGCGAAGACTCCACATTGAACGTTTGGAATTTGGAAACCGGAAGTCTCCTAGCGAAGTATAGTTTCGATCGAAATTTACGCGCGGTGACTTGCGTGGACTATCATCCGTACGACCACATGTTAGCCTTCTCAACATTCGGTAGTCCagcttcggtaaaaattttgaaattcaacaGGGAAATGAACGGGGAGGACGTAGGCTTAAGGCTGCTGGAAGATAGTAGAACGAGAACAAACGTCGGCGAAATGTCTATAAGAGTTCTGAACACTCCTGCGACGGCTACGGAGAGGTCACGGTCAAGCAGCAGGATACAAACACCGGAGAACGTTTTGAAAGAAAAGAACTCGCAATCCGGTAAAAGCGGTAGATTCAACACCGATGAGTCTCtcgataaaaatacaaaatacacCGACGCAAAATTGAAACTGATGCGGTTGAACGAAACCGAGGAAACTATGAAGAGCCGAAGCGCTAATCGTTTGTACAACATTATAGAAAAGATCGACAGAATTTTATTGAACACGTCCAGATCCTCCGGCGATATAGAATGCGGAAAGAATGTTCCCTTTGCGAGCAAAGGCGAGATTTTTACGATTCAAAACGAGAACGTGGAAAGAAGAAAAACGGAaacggagaaaaagaaatcgttTGCTTATTTGAGCGGCGACGACTGTTCGAACTCGTATTTTGAATCTAGTACGACCAGTAGTACAAAACCGACGAGGAAGGTCGTGGAATCAAAGCCGATAAGAAAATCTAGAGACTGGAAAGATAATAGATCTCAAAGCGCGAAAACATTAAAGAGTAACGAGATGTACGAACATGAAGTCTTAAAGACTTTTTCCGACAGTACCGCGAATTATCAAAGGAATAAAGCTCGCGGTACAACGAAAAATATGGAGACTTCTTTTACTGTTCCAACCGaggaaaagaaaatgaaacCAAAGGAATTTTTGAAAGCTAGTTACTTTAGCAACGATTCCTCGAATTCTTCCGAAAGCGTCCGAACGTATGTAGTTGAAGGGGGTGACGTTGGCGGGAACAACGACGAAGGTTCGATTAAATTAATTGAAAGCGAAGATTTGATCGAAAATGACACGGACAACGATGTGAAGGACATACGTCCAGGAAGCGACAGCTCAGTGATGAGCAACGCGACTTTTACTATTGAAAATGAAGTGCCTGTTCCATTGCctagaagaaagaaaaatcttTCTTAA